From Xanthomonas sp. 10-10:
GCGGCCATGCACAGCAGCACGATGGAGGTCGCCAGCACCACGCCCAGCCACGGCGTGCTGGTCCACCACAGCAGTCGCCCCAGCGACAGCACCGCGGCCAACCCGGCCGCGCCGGCCGCAAACAGGGGGAACGTGACGAAATCCAGCGGCTCGAACACCCGGTAGCGGTCGCTGGGTGGCAGCTTGAGTGCCAGTACGCAGGCCAGCGCGAAGATCGCCAGCCCGAACTCGAACAGGTACAGGCCCTGCCACTGCCCGAATTCCAGCAGGTCGGTGGAGAACACCCGCGCCAGCGGCAACGCCAACTGGGTCACACCCAGGCCCAGCACCACCGCCTTGAGCCGGTACTTGCCGGGAAATGCCTGGATCACGTAGTACAGCCCCAGCGAGCTGAGCGCCGCGCCGACCAACCCGTGCGCCGCGCGCACGGTGATCGCCGAACTCAGGCTATGCACGAACAGGTGCGCCAGCGCGATGGCCGCATACAAGGCCAGGAAGATCTCGGTGAAGCGGCGCAGCCCGAACTGCTGGCGAAACTTCACCAGCAACAGGTTGGCCGACATATTGGTCATCACGTAGGCCGCCGGCAGCCAGGCCATTTCGGTGGCGTAGGCGCCCAGGCTGCCTTGCAGATACGGCAGGTTGGCGGTGACCAATGCGTTGCTCAGCCCGCCGGTCAGCGCCACCACCAGGCCCACCAGGCCGTACTGAATGCGGCGCCGGGTCGGGTGCAGCGGCGTGGATGCCGACCCCGGCAGGGTGGGCTTTTCGTGGGGCTGCCAGTCGCGTGGGGCGTACTTGTCGGGCACGCAAGGCTCGCAGGGCCGGTTGCGGAAGAGTTCGCGATTGTGGTCCGGTTGCGGTCATGGTGGCGTCAGCAGTGCGATAATCCGGGCATGAGCGAATCCCCCTATACCTCCGGTACCACCCATTTCGGCTTTCGCGATGTCGCTGCCAAGGACAAGCAGAAGCTGGTCGGCGAAGTGTTCACCTCGGTCGCGCGCAACTACGACCTGATGAACGATCTGATGAGCCTGGGCGTCCATCGCGCATGGAAACGCTACTTCGTGGCGACCGCGCAGGTGAAGCCGGGCGACCGCGTGCTGGATCTGGCCGGCGGCACCGGCGACATCGCCGTGCTGCTCAAGGAGCGCGTGGGCGACGAGGGTGCCGTGGTGCTGGGCGACATCAACGCAGGCATGTTGTCGGTGGGTCGCGACCGGCTGACCAATCGCGGCCTGGTGGCCGGCTTCGACTACGTGCAATGCAATGCCGAGGCGCTGCCGTTTCCGGATCAGAGCTTCGATCTGGTGACCATCTCCTTCGGCCTGCGCAATGTCACCGACAAGGACGCCGCACTGCGCGAGATGTATCGCGTGTTGAAGGTGGGCGGCCAGGCGCGCGTGCTGGAGTTCTCCGAAGTCACCGCCGAGTGGTTCAAGCCGATCTACGACTTCCACTCGTTCAAGATCCTGCCCAAGCTGGGCCAGTTGTTCGCGCGCGATGCCGACAGCTACCAGTACCTGGCCGAAAGCATCCGCAAGCATCCGCCGCAGGATTCGCTCAAGGGCATGATGGGCGAGGCCGGATTTGCGCGCTGCCACTACAAGAATCTGACCGGCGGCATCGTGGCAATCCACTCCGGCTACAAGATCTGAATCCGCCGCACGGTTGAGTGCCGACGCGGCGCGCGCATCACGCGCCGCGCCTGGTAGTGCGGTCGCCGCTTGTGTTCGCTTGAGGCGGCCTTGCGTCGCGCGCGGTCCGATGCGCCAACGAATTTCTGAGACTTTCGTCGCGTTGGCTCCACCATTGGTCGGCGACACTAGGCGCTCTTTTGCCGGAGAGTTGGATGCGCTTATACGCCGGGCTCTCGCGCGTGTTTCCCCGTTCCTTCAGCGCCAAGTTGCTGGCGGTGACCTTCGTCGGGATCCACCTGCCGCTGCTGTTGTTGATCGCGTGGCTGGCATCGCAGAGCGAGCTGGAAGGGCGCATGTTGTGGTCGGTGATCATCGTCGCCCTGCTGGCCACGCTGGCGGGGACGGCATTGACGCTCTCGGCGCTGTATCGCCTGCTGGCGCCGTTGCGTATCGCCGCCGACGCGCTGGACACGTATTACGCCGACCAACGCCTGCCCAGCCTGCCCGAGCATGGCGACGACGAATTGGGGCGCCTGTTGCGCGGCATCAACCGCAGCCTGCGCGGGATCGATGCCGGCATGCGCGATCTCAAGAAGCACGCCTTGTTCGATCCGTTGACCGAAGCGCTGAACCGGCGCGGCTGCGAACAGGCGATGCGCGATTCGGTCGCCGCCTCTCAACGCGAAGGCTGGCCGTTCGTGTTGTTCGTGTTGGACATGGACAACCTCAAGCCGATCAACGACCGCTTCGGCCACCTGGCGGGCGACCGCGTGCTGGTGCGGCTGGTGGAGTCGGCCTACGGCTGGCTGGGCGCGCAGGACTGGATCGGGCGCTGGGGCGGCGATGAATTCCTGATCGGCGTACATGCCAGCGAAGACGACGCCACGCTCAAGCTCAATCAATGGCTGTCGATGCTCGAACGCGAAGATGGCGAGGAGGCGCCGTTGCATGTGAGCGCCGGCAGCGCGGTGTGCGAGCGTGGCCTGGATGCCACCGAGCTGTATCGCCGTGCGGATGCTGCGATGTATCGCGCCAAGTTCTCCGGCGGCCGGCGCCTGGTGCGCGACGGGCACGACACGCCGCGCAGTCATCCGGTGGTCTAGGCGCGATCCGGAGATCACCTGGCGGCCGGGCCACAGGCCGGTGCGCGCGGCGCGCGGGCGGCATGCATCACTCCAGGCTGCGGCTGCTGCAGACGGTTCGCTCCGATGCACGCAGCGACATGGGCATGGTCTGACCGGCCGCCAGGCGCTCGCCTGGCGCCGTACGGGCAGGCGACGGCCCGGGGCGTTAAAATGCCCAATTCCCTCGCTGCGGTGCCATCGATGCGCTTCCCGTACCTGTCGCTGTCCCTGGCCGTGTCCATTGCGCTGGCCGGCTGTTCCAACGAATCCCCATCGCCGGCTGCCACTACCGCTGCGCCGGCCGCCACCGCCAAGGCTCCCGTGAAAGCAGACGCCCGCAACCACGACGAAAGCTCCTACGCCCAGCCGCAGCTGGTGGTGATCAAGGATCTGGCGCTGGACCTGAAGCTGGACTTCGACAGCAAGCAGATCGGCGGTACCGCCACCTATACGCTGGAGTGGAAGGACAAGGCGGCCAAGCAACTGGTGCTGGATACGCGCGAGCTCAGCATCGCCCAGGTGCAGGCCGACGACGGCAAGGGCGGCCTGGCGCCACTGCAGTTCGCGCTGGCGCCGGCCGACAAGACCTTCGGCAGCAAGCTCACCATCGAGACGCCGAACCAGCCGTCCAAGGTCGTGATCACCTATCACACCGCACCGACCGCCTCCGGCCTGCAGTGGCTGGAGCCGTCGATGACCGAAGGCAAGCAGCTGCCTTTCATGTTCAGCCAGTCGCAGGCGATCCACGCACGCAGCTGGGTGCCGTTGCAGGACACCCCGAGCGTGCGCTTCACTTACAGCGCGCATGTGACCTCGCGCCCGGACGTGATGGTGCTGATGAGCGCCGACAACGACCCCAAGGCCGCGCGCGACGGCGATTACAGCTTCAAGATGCCCGAGCCGATTCCCTCCTATCTGCTGGCGATCGCCGCCGGCGATGTGGTGTTCAAGCCGATTTCCGCGCGCTCGGGCGTGTGGGCCGAGCCGGCGATGGCCGACAAGGCCGCCAAGGAATTCGAAGACACCGAAAAGATGATCGGTGCGGCCGAAAAACTGTATGGCCCGTATCGCTGGGGCCGTTACGACATGCTGATGCTGCCGCCGTCGTTCCCGTTCGGCGGCATGGAAAACCCGCGCCTGACCTTCGCCACGCCCACCGTGATCGTCGGCGACAAGTCGCTGGTGTCGTTGGTCGCCCACGAACTGGCGCATAGCTGGTCCGGCAACCTGGTGACCAACGCCAGCTGGAAGGACATCTGGCTCAACGAAGGCTTCACCACCTACGTGCAGGGCCGCATCACCGAAGCCTTGTACGGCGTGGAAATGGCCGAGATGGAGCGCGAGATCGACCAGGGCGATCTGCTGGCCGAAGTAAAGGACATGGCGCCGGCCGACCAGGCGCTGGCGCTGCCGCCGCTGGCGCAGCGCGACCCGGACGAAGCCTTGAGCCAGGTGGCCTACGTCAAGGGCGCGTGGTTCCTGCAGTTCTTGGAGCAGCGCTTCGGCCGTGATGTGTTCGACCCGTTCCTGCGCGGCTGGTTCGACGATCATGCGTTCCAGAGCGCCACCACCGACCAGTTCGTCGACTATCTGCAGAAGAACCTGCTGGCCAAGCATCCCAACACCGTGAGCGCGGCCGAAGTGGATGCCTGGTTGAAGCAGCCGGGCATCCCGGCCTTCGCTGCCAAGGCGCGCTCGCGCAGCTTCTCGATCGTGGACACGGCACGCATCGCCTGGAGCGGTAGCGGCACCCTGCCGAGCAAGCAGGTCACCAGCGAGTGGAGCACGCAGGAGTGGGTGCATTTCCTCAGCGGCATGGGCGCCACCTTGAAGCCCGAGCAGCTCAAGCAGCTGGATGAGGCCTATCACTTCACCGGCACCCCGAACGGCGAGATCGCCATGCGCTGGTATCCGTTGGCGATCCGCAGCGGCTATATGGAGGCACGTCCTGCCGCCGGCGAGTTCATCGAACGCGTGGGCCGTCGCAA
This genomic window contains:
- the ubiE gene encoding bifunctional demethylmenaquinone methyltransferase/2-methoxy-6-polyprenyl-1,4-benzoquinol methylase UbiE → MSESPYTSGTTHFGFRDVAAKDKQKLVGEVFTSVARNYDLMNDLMSLGVHRAWKRYFVATAQVKPGDRVLDLAGGTGDIAVLLKERVGDEGAVVLGDINAGMLSVGRDRLTNRGLVAGFDYVQCNAEALPFPDQSFDLVTISFGLRNVTDKDAALREMYRVLKVGGQARVLEFSEVTAEWFKPIYDFHSFKILPKLGQLFARDADSYQYLAESIRKHPPQDSLKGMMGEAGFARCHYKNLTGGIVAIHSGYKI
- a CDS encoding GGDEF domain-containing protein, which translates into the protein MRLYAGLSRVFPRSFSAKLLAVTFVGIHLPLLLLIAWLASQSELEGRMLWSVIIVALLATLAGTALTLSALYRLLAPLRIAADALDTYYADQRLPSLPEHGDDELGRLLRGINRSLRGIDAGMRDLKKHALFDPLTEALNRRGCEQAMRDSVAASQREGWPFVLFVLDMDNLKPINDRFGHLAGDRVLVRLVESAYGWLGAQDWIGRWGGDEFLIGVHASEDDATLKLNQWLSMLEREDGEEAPLHVSAGSAVCERGLDATELYRRADAAMYRAKFSGGRRLVRDGHDTPRSHPVV
- a CDS encoding M1 family metallopeptidase; its protein translation is MRFPYLSLSLAVSIALAGCSNESPSPAATTAAPAATAKAPVKADARNHDESSYAQPQLVVIKDLALDLKLDFDSKQIGGTATYTLEWKDKAAKQLVLDTRELSIAQVQADDGKGGLAPLQFALAPADKTFGSKLTIETPNQPSKVVITYHTAPTASGLQWLEPSMTEGKQLPFMFSQSQAIHARSWVPLQDTPSVRFTYSAHVTSRPDVMVLMSADNDPKAARDGDYSFKMPEPIPSYLLAIAAGDVVFKPISARSGVWAEPAMADKAAKEFEDTEKMIGAAEKLYGPYRWGRYDMLMLPPSFPFGGMENPRLTFATPTVIVGDKSLVSLVAHELAHSWSGNLVTNASWKDIWLNEGFTTYVQGRITEALYGVEMAEMEREIDQGDLLAEVKDMAPADQALALPPLAQRDPDEALSQVAYVKGAWFLQFLEQRFGRDVFDPFLRGWFDDHAFQSATTDQFVDYLQKNLLAKHPNTVSAAEVDAWLKQPGIPAFAAKARSRSFSIVDTARIAWSGSGTLPSKQVTSEWSTQEWVHFLSGMGATLKPEQLKQLDEAYHFTGTPNGEIAMRWYPLAIRSGYMEARPAAGEFIERVGRRKLVLPIYAELLKTPDGIAFAEQAFEKAKPSYHPITTASVAEMIAKAKAAPQPTQP